The following is a genomic window from Bactrocera tryoni isolate S06 chromosome 2, CSIRO_BtryS06_freeze2, whole genome shotgun sequence.
TCGTCATGCACAACTCAGGGCACACTATCTGAGGCCACGGTACACAGCATTTCAACAATCGACCGCTCCATCTGCCCTGGTGCACATGACGCCCAATACCTGCAACTACTCAACCAATTCATCGACATAACTCATCCCAGCATCAATCCTGTCACAGCCACTGACAGTCAAGTCGCTCATTATATTGAGACAACTGGGCCACCAGTATTTGAGCGCCCACGACGTCTCACCGGCGAGAAGCTACAAATAGCCAAAGATGACTTTGACCTCCTGCTACATCATGGCGTGATCCGTCCATCGAGCAGCCCATGGGCCAGCCCTATCCACATGGTGCCCAAGAAGACTGGTGGATGGCGCACCACAGGTGACTATCGAAAACTCAACGCCAGCACAGTTCCAGATCGATATCCAGTCCCTCATGGGGATGACATTCTCCAGCGTCTCCATGGATCCACCGTTTTCTCCACCATCGACTTAGTCAGGGCTTACCATCAGATACCCATGGCCAAGTCAGACATTGCCAAAACAGCTGTAACCACTCCTTTTGAACTTTTCGAATTTCTGGGTATGCCACCCGGACTACGCAACGCCACGCAGACTTTCCAGAGGCATATGGACAACATCCTCAGAGATTTGGACTTCGTGGGCTGCTTCATAGACGATCTGATTGTCTATTCTCAGTCCCACGAACAGCACCTACGACATCTCACCACCATCTTTGAAGTCCTGCGCGCACATCATCTCACCATCAATCCAAAGAAGTGCCAGTTTGGCAAGTCTGAAGACATCTACCTGGGGTACACCATCAACAAAGACGGCTACACTCCACCCGCCGAACACACGCAAGCAATCGCCGATTACACAAAGCCAGAAACCGTCAGCGATCTACGTCGTTTCCTGGGGATCGTCAATTACTACCCGCGAGCGATTCCTCAAGCGGCCCAGAAGAAGGACCTCTCAAACATGCCAAGAAGAAGGACAACACTAAAATCCAGTGGACACCTTCTGCAGATCAAGCCTGGCAAGACTGCAAGAATAGTGTCATCCAAGCCACGCGCCTGGCTTTCCTCGCACCAAACGCCATCCTCTCTTTGAGATCCGGCGACACAAGGACTCATGACAACCACTGGCCTTTTTCTCCCGCAAGCTCAGTCCAGCAGAGACCAGATACTCCACGTACGACCGTGAACTTCTAGCCATCTTTGCTGCCATCAAGTTTTTCAAGCACATTCTCGAGGGAAGAAACTTCAGCATCTTCACCGACCACAAACCAATCATCTACGCATTTTCTCAACGTGCTGACAAGGCATCACCTCGCCAACTACGTCAATTGGACTACATCTCACAGTTCTCAACTCAGATTTTCCATACCAAGGGCACAGAAAACGTCGTAGCTGATGCGCTTTCGAGGATTAATGCCACAACCATGCCAACCAAACTTGATGCTGAGACCATTGCACTGGCACAACTCCAAGACGACCATCTTAATGATGTCCAATCCAGCACATCTCTCAAGCTGCACCTGCTGAACATCGAAGGTCACGATATACTATGCGATGAGACCAATAATACTGTGCGACCTTATCTTCCACAGCCATCGTCATAATCGCACCACACCAAGTCACATTGACGTACCAGACAATCGCTTCGAGCACGTCCACCTGGATCTCATAGAGCTGCCCAGAGTCAAGGACCTTCGCTACTGTCTGATGATCATCGACCGCTTCAGCAGATGGCCACACGCCATACCACTCAGCAACATGACTGCTGCGACAGTTGCACACGCCTTTTACACTCACTGGATCTGTCAATTCGGTACACCTTTGACAATCACCACTGATCAAGGTCTGCAATTCGAATCAGCACTGTTCACCTCACTCTCACGAATGCTGGGCATTCATCGTATCAGAACGACACCGTATCATACTCAATCGAACGGTCTGGTGGAACGTTGGCACCGCACACTCAAGGCGGCTCTCATGTGCAACAATGAGACACCTTGGCCGGACATGCTACCGTCAGTTCTACTAGGACTCCGAACCGCATACAAACCAGATCTGAAAGCATCTCCTGCTGAAATGCTTTTCGGGACTACACTGCGCATACCCGGTGATTTCTTCGTTACAACAAGCACACCAGCTGATCCACAAACATTCGTGAGGAAATACAGGCAAATCATCCAAGCAATCAGGCCAACACCAACAGCTCATCACACCAAACACAAGTTGTTCCTATTCAAAAACCTTGACACGTGCACCCACGTCTTCAAGGTAGTAGACTCCATCAAGAAGCCTCTGGAACAACCATACACTGGCCACCATGAAGTCATCCAGCGTGTTGACGACAAAACCTACATTATCAGGATCAATGGGGCAGACAAAACAGTCTCAATCGACATGCTGAAGCCAGCATACATTGAGTTAACAGACAACCCAAAACCCACACCACCCAACCcaaacaattcgtgcatttCTCCTTCAGACCAAGTCACTGGGAGGGGAGTGGATGTGGTGGCCGACAGCACTCATTTGCCATCCCTGTCAAACAACGAGTCTCGCTCACCAGCCATTAAGCAAAATGACAGTTCAACGAGTCGGCCATTACGAAATCGAAGAAAGCAAACACTACAACCACGCAAAGATGACTCATTCCTTTTACCTCAACCTTCTAAGCAACCAGGCGTTCAGCGCTCCACCGTATTTTGTTCATCAACTTATAAATAACTTTCTGGGACAAAGCTGCAGGAAATATAGTGAGAATTGCGAGTAATAGcctttttaatgtttaaataaagAACGCGAATAAACTAAACATGTAAATGCATGattatgtttatgtacatatgtatgtatgtacattaatatataaatagatatttacatttagtacaatttcggctttgctgataagtagGCATGTTCAATTATATTTGAACATGCGGAAACTGAGGTGTATGCTGATGCATCAATATTTGGCTACGGCGCAGTCTTATTACAAAGGGATTCAGATGACAATCGGCTACATCCCATCGAATATATGAGTCGTAAAACAACAAGGGCGGAAGAAAAATATAGTGCTTTTGAACTTGGGGTTCTGGCAGGTATTAAAGCATTACATAAATGGCGTATATACTTAAGAGATATTCAGTTTAAAATAGCTAGCGATTGTAATGCTTTCGCTATGACAGTCAAGAAACAAGACGAACCAGGCAGGATCATAAGGTGGGCAATGTAGCTACAAGAATATAATTATGTGGTTGAACATAGGTCATAAACTCGCATGAGACACGTAGATGCTCTTAGTCGCGCAGACTGGTTATTAGTAGAAGACTCGTTAAAGGTTAGGATAAGAGAGGTGCAAACGCAGGATGACTGAATAGAGCAGTGCGGGAAATTGTGGCAGTAGAACCATGCggaaattttttgttaagaaattaCTTACTTTGAAACGACCCTGTAAAAGAATTGTTGGTAGTACCATCCAGTatggaagaaaaaattataaagttagCACATAGCCAGGGTCATTTTGCAGCAAAAAGAACAGAGAAGGTAgtagaaattattatataccaaaCTTGATCACAAAAGTACAAAGTGTAGTAACTTCGTGTGTAGAGTGCATTGTAATAGATGCGAGAAGGGTTAAGAAAGAGGGCTTGTTGACACCAATCGACAAAGCTTGTGAACTATTAGGTACTTACCATATTGACCATGTAGACCCATTAACCGAAACACGGAAAAAGTATAATCATATTTTAGTCATAATAGATGCATTTTCGAAACTCGTTTGGTTGTACCCAACGAAATCAACCGGGGTGGAAGAGGTAATCAGTAAATCAGAGAAACAATCCTCAGTTTCGGCAATCTGACTGCAACAGGTGTTCCGCGGGGTAACGGATAGGCATTCACAGGATCGTCGTTCCAATGCTGTCTAAGAAATGTCAAAGTAACCCAACCCAGTGGTACAACCACGTCGCAAAAGTACAACAGATTTTAAACAACACTGCACCACGCAGTACGAAAATAACACCTTTTAGAATTCTTACAGGACTGAACATGCGAGTAGTAGATTACCCAGATttacatgaaattttaaaagatctTGAAATAGAGGAATTGAATTTAAAACATGATTCattaataccatgttcagaacaaaaatttaaaagattaggttatatttaagcatttcataacccaacagtgttctcactgccgttagaaatatcaaaaaacagctgttattgtcattcaagaattcacatcgcttaatatttatcaaaagaaaatattgtcatatagtattttgaaaaaaaagacggcttttttaatattttccatataatagaaataatggatgcattttttcatttgttaagtcgattttcagatgaaattagattcattgctttaaaaaaaatttgtttgtttacatttttttccctttgtagtgtctaaatcagctgtgataatgtaacatatttccagtgctgacaagtagattgcgcaaaatcagagtcgcacagagagatttagcgtggatcagtttcaaatcatttcaatgaagtgatttggaactgtcatttttgtatggcgaaatcttgatacatttttaagattagtgggataatcctttcaacagccgaaatcgtgtgattaagtgtcggtgtGAACATGGTATAAGACAGAGTgctaacaaaaatattgaaaaaataaaaaaagagaactGTAAgacatttaatcaaaaaatgaaagaaaactgTGAATACAACTTAGGAGATGTGGTAGCCATTAAGAAAACTCAGTTTGGGGTGGCTACGAAATTACAACCGAAGTACTATATTTGGGACCGTACAAGGTAGTCGCCAAACTAAACCATGACAGATACAAGGTTGACAAAGTAGGAAATACGGAAGGACCAAGTGGCAGAAAACACCAGTGGCAGAAAACATGAAACTGTGGACTTAATTATTCGAGGTCGAATAACAGGTCAGGACGGCCGACTGTAGGAGGGAAAAATATACGGGACAGGTGGCAATATTGTCACTGAACGAATAATATGTAGTTCAGATGACAACATTATAACTCAACTGTTAATTAACAAAGCGTCCAGCAGCAGCCATCATTGTAACGTTCCATATTGATGGtctatttgtaataaaaataaagaaagtcgTTAAGCAAAGTTTGTGAAAAGCGGTCACGCCGTCGCGTGAAGTTGAACAGGTGcgaataaagaataaaaaagcTTAGAATGTGTGTGAACATAGGACTATTATTATAATGTGGTTTTATACTGTAAAATCTAAAACATAACTTTATACAATGTAATTTTTCCCCAATGCTGCATATTTaatgtaataattaaatttagggTTATACAAACAAACCACAATACTTACCttattagttatttttgtaTCAGGATTTTCTATATAGGAAGTAAAACTAATTATGTTTACAATATAAAAAGAACTCACCTCTAGAAAAGCCAACTTTTCAGTAAAATTGTGCTCCTTCGCTTTTTTCTtccttttgaaaaaatgtatcttcATCTTTCCTATATTAAAAGAGAACGTAAATTGTAGAGAAGGACCGCGTAAATAGAGCTGAGCATTAAATGTTTACATAAACAGGTTAGTCTTTCGGCTAATaggtattttatgcgtttatgAGCAATAATTTGTATTGATCTCAATATCATTTTGGAATATTCATGAATACATGTTCCAGTgattatatttgaattaaagtGCGCTATTTCATAAGAACATTTGTTGTGTATGTGAAATTAAGGCCtgctattttaatttatatttatatgacatgtgtgtactatgtacatatactcctgtcaagaaagtatagtcaaaacattttttatagacaCTTTccaggatggccttcagctctcgaGTCGAATTTGTTTCGACGTCTTCAATTGAGTAGAAGCGCGTTCCccgaagtggatatttcagtgtgGAGAAAAACAAA
Proteins encoded in this region:
- the LOC120768823 gene encoding uncharacterized protein LOC120768823 encodes the protein MTAATVAHAFYTHWICQFGTPLTITTDQGLQFESALFTSLSRMLGIHRIRTTPYHTQSNGLVERWHRTLKAALMCNNETPWPDMLPSVLLGLRTAYKPDLKASPAEMLFGTTLRIPGDFFVTTSTPADPQTFVRKYRQIIQAIRPTPTAHHTKHKLFLFKNLDTCTHVFKVVDSIKKPLEQPYTGHHEVIQRVDDKTYIIRINGADKTVSIDMLKPAYIELTDNPKPTPPNPNNSCISPSDQVTGRGVDVVADSTHLPSLSNNESRSPAIKQNDSSTSRPLRNRRKQTLQPRKDDSFLLPQPSKQPGVQRSTVFCSSTYK